One window of the Methylovirgula sp. HY1 genome contains the following:
- the rplO gene encoding 50S ribosomal protein L15: MKLNDITDNPGSSKPRMRVGRGIGSGKGKTCGRGVKGQKARTGVAIKGFEGGQMPLHRRLPKRGFTPPSSIDYNEVNLGRIQGAIDAGKLARDVPVTIEALVAAGVCAKPRDGVKILGMGEMSVSLTFEVAAASKSAVAAIEKLGGTVKLLNAAEASVEA, from the coding sequence ATGAAACTCAACGACATCACCGACAATCCCGGCTCTTCCAAACCGCGTATGCGGGTCGGGCGCGGCATTGGCTCGGGTAAGGGCAAAACCTGCGGGCGCGGCGTCAAGGGCCAGAAGGCCCGGACCGGCGTCGCCATCAAAGGCTTCGAGGGTGGCCAGATGCCTCTGCATCGGCGTTTGCCGAAGCGTGGCTTCACACCGCCGTCGTCGATCGACTATAATGAGGTCAATCTGGGCCGTATTCAGGGGGCCATCGATGCCGGTAAGCTCGCGCGGGACGTGCCCGTGACGATCGAGGCCTTGGTAGCCGCTGGCGTCTGCGCTAAGCCGCGCGATGGCGTCAAGATTCTCGGCATGGGCGAGATGAGCGTCTCGCTGACATTTGAGGTTGCGGCTGCGTCCAAATCGGCGGTCGCTGCGATCGAGAAGCTCGGCGGCACCGTCAAGCTGCTGAACGCGGCGGAAGCCAGCGTCGAGGCGTGA
- the rpsH gene encoding 30S ribosomal protein S8: MSMNDPLGDLLTRIRNAQMRRKGKVQSPGSRLRGHVLDVLASEGYIRGYSTTEYGNGRTEFEIELKYYDGEPVIREIQRVSKPGRRVYAGVGEMPQVANGLGIIIMSTPKGVMADHAAREANVGGEVLCKVF, encoded by the coding sequence ATGTCAATGAACGATCCGCTAGGGGATTTGCTGACCCGCATCCGCAACGCGCAGATGCGCCGCAAGGGCAAGGTTCAGAGCCCGGGGTCCCGGCTCCGTGGGCATGTCCTCGACGTCCTTGCGTCGGAAGGCTATATCCGTGGCTATTCCACGACGGAATACGGCAATGGCCGCACCGAGTTCGAGATCGAACTCAAATATTACGATGGCGAACCGGTTATTCGGGAGATCCAGCGCGTTTCAAAGCCCGGCCGGCGTGTCTATGCCGGCGTCGGCGAAATGCCCCAGGTCGCCAATGGCCTTGGCATCATCATCATGTCGACTCCGAAAGGGGTCATGGCCGATCATGCGGCGCGCGAAGCCAATGTCGGCGGCGAAGTCCTGTGCAAGGTCTTCTGA
- the rplF gene encoding 50S ribosomal protein L6 — MSRVGKKPVVIPAGVTAAVDGQAIAIKGGKGELHFLAPVEVNVSFADNQIKVDPRSPTKRARAMWGMTRSMVNNLVTGVSKGFEKKLEITGVGYKASVQGKNLQLSLGYSHDLQFPIPEGIAIVTPKPTEIMITGIDRQKVGQVAAEIRALRPPEPYKGKGVKYANEFIFRKEGKKK, encoded by the coding sequence ATGTCTCGCGTCGGAAAGAAGCCGGTCGTCATCCCTGCCGGGGTTACCGCGGCGGTCGATGGCCAAGCGATTGCCATCAAGGGTGGCAAGGGTGAATTGCATTTTCTCGCGCCGGTCGAGGTCAATGTCAGTTTCGCCGATAATCAGATCAAGGTCGATCCGCGCTCGCCGACCAAGCGGGCTCGGGCGATGTGGGGTATGACCCGGTCGATGGTGAATAACCTCGTCACTGGCGTCTCCAAAGGGTTTGAAAAGAAACTCGAAATCACCGGCGTCGGCTATAAGGCGTCGGTCCAGGGCAAGAATCTGCAGCTGTCGCTCGGCTATAGCCATGACCTGCAATTCCCGATCCCCGAGGGCATCGCAATCGTGACGCCGAAGCCGACCGAGATCATGATCACCGGCATCGATCGCCAGAAGGTCGGGCAGGTTGCCGCCGAAATCCGCGCCTTGCGGCCGCCGGAGCCCTATAAGGGCAAGGGCGTCAAATACGCGAACGAATTTATCTTCCGTAAGGAAGGCAAGAAGAAGTAA
- a CDS encoding 50S ribosomal protein L23 encodes MSSKSFADARHYDLIVAPIITEKATLASEQNKVLFKVSKDATKPQIKAAIERLFDVKVESVNTILRKGKRKTFKGTRGVQSDVKRAVVTLAEGQTIDVTTGL; translated from the coding sequence ATGAGTTCGAAATCCTTCGCCGATGCGCGCCACTATGATCTGATCGTTGCGCCGATCATCACTGAAAAAGCGACGCTCGCGTCTGAGCAAAACAAAGTTTTGTTCAAGGTCAGCAAAGATGCGACGAAGCCGCAGATCAAAGCGGCGATCGAACGGCTCTTCGACGTCAAAGTCGAATCCGTCAATACGATTCTCCGTAAGGGGAAGCGGAAGACTTTCAAAGGAACGCGCGGCGTTCAGTCGGACGTGAAACGTGCGGTCGTGACCCTCGCCGAGGGCCAAACGATCGACGTTACGACCGGGCTCTGA
- the rplN gene encoding 50S ribosomal protein L14: MIQMQTNLDVADNSGARRVMCIKVLGGSKRKYAGVGDIIVVSVKEAIPRGRVKKGDVMKAVVVRTAKDIKRADGTVIRFDSNAAVLINNQSEPIGTRIFGPVPRELRAKNHMKIISLAPEVL; the protein is encoded by the coding sequence ATGATACAGATGCAGACTAATCTGGACGTCGCCGACAATTCCGGCGCGCGTCGCGTGATGTGCATCAAAGTGCTCGGCGGATCGAAGCGGAAATATGCCGGCGTTGGCGACATTATCGTCGTTTCCGTCAAGGAGGCCATTCCGCGCGGCCGTGTGAAAAAGGGCGATGTGATGAAGGCGGTGGTCGTGCGCACCGCCAAGGATATCAAGCGGGCCGACGGTACCGTCATTCGTTTCGATTCCAATGCTGCCGTGCTGATCAACAATCAGTCGGAGCCGATCGGCACCCGCATCTTCGGACCGGTGCCGCGCGAATTGCGCGCCAAGAACCATATGAAAATCATCTCGCTCGCGCCGGAGGTGTTGTGA
- the rpsC gene encoding 30S ribosomal protein S3, translated as MGQKVNPIGLRLGINRTWDSRWFANKGEYGKLLHEDMRIREALMKMLKQAAVSRIIIERPHKKCRVTIHSARPGVVIGKKGADIDKIRKTVAKLTDSEVVINIVEVRKPEVDASLVADSIAQQLERRVAFRRAMKRAVQSAMRLGAEGIRINCSGRLGGAEIARLEWYREGRVPLHTLRADVDYGVATAHTAYGTCGIKVWIFKGEILEHDPMAQDKKMAEQDHHPAGGGGGDRRRRDREAA; from the coding sequence ATGGGACAGAAAGTCAATCCAATCGGCCTTCGCCTTGGGATCAATCGGACCTGGGATTCGCGCTGGTTCGCCAATAAGGGCGAATATGGCAAGCTTCTGCATGAAGATATGCGGATCCGCGAAGCTCTGATGAAGATGCTGAAACAGGCTGCCGTGTCGCGCATTATCATCGAGCGGCCGCATAAGAAATGCCGCGTCACGATTCATTCCGCTCGGCCCGGTGTCGTCATCGGTAAGAAGGGCGCCGATATCGACAAGATCCGCAAGACGGTTGCGAAGCTCACCGATTCCGAGGTGGTGATCAATATCGTCGAAGTGCGCAAGCCCGAGGTCGATGCGAGCTTGGTCGCGGACTCGATCGCACAGCAGCTCGAGCGGCGCGTTGCTTTCCGGCGCGCGATGAAGCGGGCGGTGCAATCGGCGATGCGGCTTGGTGCCGAAGGCATCAGGATCAATTGCTCGGGCCGCCTCGGCGGTGCGGAAATCGCGCGTCTCGAATGGTATCGCGAAGGTCGCGTGCCGCTGCATACTTTGCGCGCGGATGTCGATTATGGCGTCGCGACCGCGCATACGGCTTATGGCACCTGCGGAATCAAGGTTTGGATCTTCAAGGGCGAGATCCTCGAACATGATCCGATGGCGCAGGACAAGAAAATGGCAGAGCAGGATCATCATCCGGCGGGCGGCGGTGGCGGCGATCGGCGTCGGCGCGATCGCGAGGCGGCCTGA
- the rpsQ gene encoding 30S ribosomal protein S17, with protein sequence MPKRILQGVVVSDKQEKTIVVKVERRFTHPLLKKTVRRTKNYHAHDEDNHCKVGDTVLIEETRPLSRLKRWAVVETGVKA encoded by the coding sequence ATGCCGAAACGGATTTTGCAAGGCGTCGTCGTAAGCGACAAACAGGAAAAGACGATCGTCGTAAAGGTCGAGCGTCGTTTCACGCATCCGCTGTTGAAGAAGACGGTGCGTCGCACGAAGAATTACCATGCGCATGACGAAGACAATCATTGCAAGGTCGGTGACACGGTCCTCATCGAAGAGACGCGGCCTTTGTCGCGGCTGAAGCGCTGGGCGGTCGTGGAGACCGGCGTCAAGGCGTGA
- the rplR gene encoding 50S ribosomal protein L18: MAKDNETASRRKARVRRVIKARAYGKPRLSVHRSSMQIYCQIIDDAEGRTLASASSLEKANRESLKTGATVEAARLIGKQIAERAIAAGIQEVVFDRGAYMYHGRVKAVAEGAREAGLKI, translated from the coding sequence ATGGCGAAGGACAATGAGACTGCCTCCCGCCGCAAGGCGCGGGTCAGACGGGTGATCAAGGCGCGGGCCTATGGCAAGCCGCGGCTGTCGGTCCATCGGTCGTCGATGCAGATCTATTGCCAGATCATCGATGATGCGGAGGGGCGCACCCTTGCGTCCGCCTCGTCGCTCGAAAAGGCCAATCGCGAGAGCCTGAAGACCGGCGCCACTGTGGAAGCGGCCCGGCTGATCGGCAAGCAGATCGCGGAGCGCGCGATTGCCGCCGGGATTCAGGAAGTGGTGTTCGATCGCGGCGCCTATATGTATCACGGTCGGGTCAAAGCGGTCGCCGAAGGCGCGCGCGAGGCCGGGCTCAAGATTTAA
- a CDS encoding adenylate kinase, with the protein MRLILLGPPGAGKGTQSARFMQKYGIPQLSTGDMLRAAVSAATPIGLKAKAIMDAGGLVSDDIVVGIVADRIRESDATRGFILDGFPRTVNQAQALDAMLAEQHMDLDSVIELKVDEAALLDRIASRVQEMVAAGKPVRADDNPDAFKTRLDAYRTLTAPVSAYYEKKGRLRTIDGMAPADTVTEMIDEVLSHCVKA; encoded by the coding sequence ATGAGGCTTATTCTGCTTGGGCCTCCGGGGGCGGGCAAAGGCACGCAATCCGCGCGTTTCATGCAGAAATATGGCATCCCGCAATTATCCACCGGCGACATGTTGCGCGCGGCCGTATCTGCTGCGACGCCGATCGGCCTCAAAGCCAAAGCGATCATGGACGCGGGCGGGCTCGTCTCCGACGATATTGTCGTCGGCATCGTGGCTGATCGGATACGGGAATCGGACGCCACGCGCGGCTTTATTCTCGATGGCTTTCCACGCACGGTCAATCAGGCGCAGGCGCTCGATGCGATGCTCGCGGAACAGCATATGGATCTCGACTCGGTCATCGAGTTGAAGGTCGACGAAGCAGCTTTGCTCGATCGGATCGCCAGCCGAGTGCAGGAGATGGTCGCCGCCGGCAAGCCGGTGCGCGCCGATGACAATCCGGATGCTTTCAAGACCCGGCTCGACGCCTATCGAACTTTGACGGCGCCGGTGTCGGCCTATTACGAGAAAAAGGGTCGGTTGCGCACGATCGACGGAATGGCGCCCGCGGACACTGTCACTGAGATGATCGATGAAGTGCTGAGCCATTGCGTCAAAGCGTGA
- the rplB gene encoding 50S ribosomal protein L2, translating to MALKTFKPITPGLRQLVIVDRKDLFHGKPVKQLTEGKSSSGGRNNNGRITVRFRGGGHKQTYRIIDFKRRKFDMPGKVERIEYDPNRTAFIALIRYTDNELAYIIAPQRLAVGDEVIAGQQVDVKPGNAMPMANMPIGTIIHNVEMKIGKGAAMVRSAGNYAQIVGRDRGSVIIRLNSGEQRLLSGQCFATVGAVSNPDHMNASIGKAGRSRWLGRRPHNRGVTMNPVDHPHGGGEGRTSGGRHPVTPWGKPTKGKKTRSNKSTDKFIVTSRHKSKKKG from the coding sequence ATGGCACTGAAGACATTCAAGCCGATTACCCCTGGCCTTCGCCAATTGGTGATCGTCGATCGCAAGGATCTGTTCCACGGCAAGCCCGTCAAGCAATTGACCGAGGGCAAGTCCTCGAGTGGCGGTCGCAACAATAACGGCCGCATCACCGTGCGGTTCCGTGGCGGTGGTCATAAGCAGACCTATCGCATCATCGATTTCAAGCGCCGCAAGTTCGATATGCCGGGGAAGGTCGAGCGGATCGAATATGATCCGAACCGCACCGCCTTCATCGCGCTGATCCGTTATACGGATAATGAACTGGCTTATATCATCGCGCCGCAGCGGCTTGCCGTGGGCGACGAGGTGATCGCCGGCCAACAGGTCGACGTCAAGCCGGGCAATGCCATGCCGATGGCCAATATGCCGATTGGAACCATCATCCATAATGTGGAGATGAAGATCGGCAAGGGCGCTGCCATGGTGCGTTCGGCAGGCAATTACGCTCAGATCGTCGGCCGCGATCGCGGCTCGGTCATCATCCGTCTGAACTCGGGCGAGCAGCGGCTTTTGTCGGGCCAATGTTTTGCGACCGTGGGCGCGGTTTCGAACCCCGATCATATGAATGCGTCGATCGGCAAGGCGGGGCGTAGCCGCTGGCTCGGCCGGCGTCCGCATAATCGCGGCGTAACGATGAACCCGGTCGATCATCCGCATGGCGGCGGCGAAGGCCGTACGTCTGGCGGCCGGCATCCGGTCACCCCTTGGGGCAAGCCGACCAAGGGCAAGAAGACCCGGAGCAATAAGTCGACCGACAAATTTATCGTGACCTCGCGTCACAAGAGCAAGAAGAAGGGCTGA
- the rplP gene encoding 50S ribosomal protein L16 → MLQPKRTKFRKAFKGRIHGASKAGFQLNFGQFGLKALEPERVTARQIEAARRAMTRHMRRIGRVWIRIFPDVPVSKKPTEVRMGKGKGAPELWACRVAPGRIMFEIDGVPATTAREALRLAAAKLPIKTRFVQRIVE, encoded by the coding sequence ATGTTGCAACCTAAGCGCACGAAATTTCGTAAGGCCTTTAAGGGCCGTATTCACGGCGCCTCGAAGGCGGGCTTCCAGCTGAATTTCGGCCAGTTTGGTCTGAAGGCGCTGGAGCCGGAGCGCGTCACGGCGCGGCAGATCGAGGCGGCGCGGCGCGCGATGACGCGTCATATGCGCCGTATCGGACGCGTGTGGATTCGCATCTTCCCGGATGTGCCGGTGTCGAAGAAGCCGACCGAAGTCCGCATGGGTAAAGGCAAGGGCGCGCCCGAACTTTGGGCCTGCCGCGTCGCCCCCGGGCGTATCATGTTCGAAATCGATGGCGTGCCGGCGACGACGGCACGCGAAGCGTTGCGGCTTGCGGCGGCGAAACTGCCAATCAAGACCCGTTTCGTACAACGGATCGTGGAATAG
- the rpsN gene encoding 30S ribosomal protein S14, whose protein sequence is MAKKSSIEKNNHRIKLVKQFAARRKKLKAAAEDANATLEERFAARLKLAELPRNSSAGRIRNRCEISGRPRAFIGKMKMSRIAVRELGSRGLIPGLVKSSW, encoded by the coding sequence ATGGCGAAGAAGAGTTCGATCGAAAAGAACAATCATCGTATCAAGCTGGTGAAGCAATTTGCGGCGCGCCGCAAAAAGCTGAAGGCGGCGGCCGAGGATGCGAACGCGACGCTTGAAGAGCGTTTCGCGGCGCGGCTCAAGCTGGCGGAACTGCCACGCAATTCGTCGGCGGGCCGCATCCGCAACCGTTGCGAGATCTCCGGTCGCCCGCGTGCGTTCATCGGCAAGATGAAGATGTCGCGTATCGCGGTTCGCGAGCTTGGCTCGCGCGGCCTGATCCCCGGTCTAGTGAAATCGAGCTGGTGA
- the rplX gene encoding 50S ribosomal protein L24, producing the protein MAAKIKKGDKVVVLAGRDKGRSGEVLQVMPKLERAIVRGINLVKRHQRQTARQEGGILSKESTIHLSNLALSDPKDGKPSRVGFQILDDGRKVRVAKRSGEVIDG; encoded by the coding sequence ATGGCTGCGAAGATCAAAAAGGGCGATAAGGTCGTCGTACTCGCGGGTCGCGACAAGGGGCGCTCGGGCGAGGTTCTGCAAGTCATGCCGAAACTCGAACGCGCCATTGTGCGGGGGATCAACCTCGTCAAGCGGCATCAGCGGCAGACGGCGCGGCAGGAGGGCGGCATTCTTTCTAAGGAATCGACCATCCATCTGTCTAATTTGGCGTTGTCCGATCCCAAGGACGGCAAGCCGTCGCGCGTCGGTTTTCAGATTCTCGATGACGGCCGCAAGGTCCGTGTCGCCAAGCGTTCGGGAGAAGTGATCGATGGCTGA
- the rplV gene encoding 50S ribosomal protein L22 — MSKDKTPRALPDNEAKAVCRMLRVSPQKLNLVAQLIRGKAVDKALADLQFSRKRIAGDVKKTLESAIANAENNHGLDVDDLVVAEAFVGKALVMKRFSPRARGRAGRIEKPFSNLTIIVREVEAAAEA, encoded by the coding sequence ATGTCCAAAGACAAAACTCCGCGGGCATTGCCGGACAACGAGGCCAAAGCGGTCTGCCGCATGTTGCGGGTGAGCCCCCAGAAACTGAATCTCGTCGCCCAGTTGATCCGCGGCAAAGCGGTCGACAAGGCGCTCGCGGATCTGCAATTTTCGCGCAAGCGAATTGCCGGCGATGTGAAGAAGACCCTCGAATCCGCGATCGCCAACGCGGAAAACAATCATGGGCTCGATGTCGACGATCTCGTCGTCGCCGAAGCCTTTGTCGGCAAGGCGCTCGTCATGAAGAGATTCAGCCCGCGCGCCCGCGGTCGTGCCGGTCGCATCGAGAAGCCTTTCTCGAATTTGACGATCATCGTGCGCGAAGTCGAAGCGGCGGCGGAGGCCTGA
- the rpsS gene encoding 30S ribosomal protein S19 — protein sequence MARSISKGPFVDGYMLKKAEAARASGRSDVIKIWSRRSTILPQFVGLIFGVHNGHKHIPVSVSEDMIGHKFGEFSPTRTFHGHSADKKAKRG from the coding sequence ATGGCGCGTTCAATTTCCAAGGGCCCCTTCGTCGACGGCTACATGCTCAAGAAGGCTGAGGCGGCTCGGGCCTCCGGCCGCAGTGACGTCATCAAGATCTGGAGCCGGCGCTCGACCATTCTGCCGCAATTCGTCGGTCTGATCTTCGGTGTCCACAACGGCCATAAGCATATTCCGGTCTCGGTCAGCGAAGACATGATCGGGCATAAATTCGGCGAGTTCTCGCCGACCCGTACCTTCCACGGCCATTCCGCCGATAAGAAAGCCAAGCGAGGCTGA
- the rpmD gene encoding 50S ribosomal protein L30, with protein sequence MTTDSNAKIIVEQTGSAIGRPASQRATLVGLGLNKIGRRSALIDTPAVRGMIAKVAHLVRVLETE encoded by the coding sequence ATGACGACGGACAGCAATGCAAAGATCATCGTCGAGCAGACGGGGAGCGCGATCGGTCGGCCGGCTTCGCAGCGCGCCACTCTGGTCGGACTGGGGCTGAACAAGATCGGCCGCCGGTCGGCCTTGATTGATACGCCGGCCGTGCGCGGGATGATCGCGAAAGTCGCGCATCTCGTCCGCGTTCTCGAGACTGAGTGA
- the rpsE gene encoding 30S ribosomal protein S5: MAREGEGGGRGRDRDERDNEFVDRLVHINRVAKVVKGGRRFGFAALVVVGDQKGRVGFGHGKAREVPEAIRKATESAKRSLIRVPLREGRTLHHDVHGRHGAGRVILRAAPAGTGIIAGGPMRAIFETLGMHDVVAKSQGSSNPYNMIRATFDALVQEDSPRLVAARRSMKVSTLQARRQGAEADASGDA; this comes from the coding sequence ATGGCACGTGAAGGTGAAGGCGGCGGGCGCGGCCGCGATCGTGACGAACGCGACAATGAATTTGTCGACCGTCTGGTCCATATCAATCGCGTCGCGAAGGTGGTGAAGGGCGGCCGGCGTTTCGGCTTCGCTGCGCTCGTCGTCGTCGGCGATCAGAAGGGCCGGGTGGGCTTCGGCCATGGCAAGGCGCGCGAAGTGCCCGAGGCCATTCGCAAGGCGACGGAATCGGCTAAGCGCTCCTTGATCCGCGTGCCGCTGCGTGAAGGCCGGACCCTGCATCATGACGTGCATGGCCGCCATGGCGCGGGCCGCGTCATCCTGCGCGCGGCACCGGCCGGCACCGGGATCATCGCCGGCGGCCCGATGCGCGCCATTTTCGAGACACTGGGCATGCATGACGTGGTCGCCAAGTCGCAGGGATCTTCCAACCCCTACAATATGATCCGCGCGACTTTCGATGCTTTGGTGCAGGAAGATTCGCCGCGTCTGGTCGCCGCAAGGCGCAGCATGAAAGTGTCGACTTTGCAGGCGCGCCGCCAGGGCGCCGAAGCCGATGCTTCCGGCGACGCGTGA
- the secY gene encoding preprotein translocase subunit SecY, translating to MASAAEQLAANVNWGAFAKAEELKKRIWFTLGAMVIYRLGTYIPLPGIDPAAFEANFTGHQQGVLQLFNMFSGGAVQRMAIFALNIMPYISASIIIQLLTSVFPSLEALKKEGEAGRKVINQYTRYLTVVLAGFQSYGIAVGLQGQAGVVSNPGIFFVITTVLTLTGGTMFLMWLGEQITARGIGNGSSLIIFAGIVAAFPGAIANTLELGRQGALSTGLIIAVMVMAIAVIAFIVFMERAQRRVVITYPKRQQGNRVYEGQTSFLPLKLNTAGVIPPIFASSLLLLPTTIANFSNQHGGTGILGLISTYLGHGRPLYMFTYVSLIVFFAFFYTAIVFNPTETADNLKKHGGFIPGIRPGERTAQYIDKVLMRITVIGAIYLSLICLFPEMLISYAAMPFYFGGTSLLIVVSVTMDTVAQVHGYLQAHQYEGLVKKAKLRGKRR from the coding sequence ATGGCATCGGCCGCCGAACAGCTTGCAGCTAACGTCAATTGGGGCGCTTTCGCCAAGGCTGAAGAACTCAAGAAGCGGATCTGGTTCACACTTGGCGCCATGGTCATCTATCGGCTGGGCACCTATATTCCGCTGCCCGGCATCGACCCGGCTGCATTCGAGGCCAATTTTACCGGCCATCAGCAGGGCGTGCTTCAGCTTTTCAACATGTTTTCGGGCGGCGCCGTTCAGCGCATGGCGATCTTTGCGCTGAACATCATGCCCTATATCTCCGCCTCGATCATCATTCAGCTTTTGACCAGCGTCTTTCCCTCGCTCGAAGCCTTGAAGAAAGAGGGCGAGGCCGGGCGCAAGGTCATCAACCAATATACCCGCTATCTCACCGTGGTGCTGGCAGGGTTCCAATCCTATGGCATTGCCGTAGGTCTCCAGGGCCAGGCGGGTGTGGTCAGCAATCCCGGGATTTTCTTCGTCATCACCACGGTGCTCACCTTGACGGGCGGCACCATGTTCCTGATGTGGCTCGGCGAGCAGATCACGGCACGCGGCATCGGCAATGGCTCATCGCTGATCATTTTCGCCGGCATTGTCGCGGCCTTCCCCGGCGCCATCGCGAATACGCTCGAACTCGGCCGCCAGGGCGCTTTGTCGACTGGGCTGATCATCGCCGTGATGGTGATGGCGATCGCCGTGATCGCCTTCATCGTCTTCATGGAACGGGCACAGCGGCGGGTGGTCATCACCTATCCGAAGCGGCAGCAAGGCAATCGCGTCTACGAGGGACAGACGTCCTTCCTGCCGCTCAAGCTCAACACGGCGGGCGTCATTCCGCCGATCTTTGCGTCGTCGCTATTGTTGTTGCCGACGACCATCGCGAATTTTTCCAACCAACACGGCGGCACAGGCATTCTGGGGCTCATCTCGACCTATCTCGGGCATGGCCGGCCGCTCTATATGTTCACTTATGTGAGCTTGATCGTCTTTTTTGCATTCTTCTATACCGCGATCGTCTTCAACCCGACGGAGACGGCCGACAATCTGAAAAAACATGGCGGCTTCATTCCGGGCATCAGACCGGGCGAGCGCACCGCACAATATATCGACAAGGTGCTGATGCGGATTACGGTGATCGGCGCGATTTATCTGTCGCTGATCTGTCTTTTTCCGGAAATGCTCATTTCCTACGCGGCCATGCCGTTCTATTTTGGCGGGACGTCGCTCCTCATCGTCGTCAGCGTGACGATGGATACGGTGGCGCAGGTCCATGGCTATCTTCAGGCTCATCAATATGAAGGATTGGTCAAAAAGGCCAAACTGCGGGGGAAACGGAGATGA
- the rpmC gene encoding 50S ribosomal protein L29: MKGKQRISDLRVMTEDQIEQEILSLKKEQFNLRFQRASGQLENTARVRVVRRDIARAKTIAAARRAAK; encoded by the coding sequence ATGAAGGGCAAGCAGCGCATTTCGGATCTCCGCGTCATGACCGAGGATCAGATCGAACAGGAGATCCTCAGCCTAAAGAAGGAGCAGTTCAATCTGCGCTTCCAGCGGGCGAGTGGTCAGCTCGAAAATACCGCCCGGGTCCGCGTCGTCAGACGCGATATCGCGCGGGCCAAGACAATTGCCGCTGCGCGGCGCGCCGCCAAATAA
- the rplE gene encoding 50S ribosomal protein L5 has translation MADNKAGKGAKAGAKGGAKAAGGKGTKTAAKPAASAKAKGSERELQPRGPMAVASAEALMAPQDYVPRLKQHYVEVVRPQLIEQFGYKNPLEVPVIEKIVLNMGVGDAVSDTKKVTVAAADLALIAGQKPVITRARKAIATFKVRENMPIGAKVTLRKTRMYEFLDRLVTIALPRVRDFRGLNPKSFDGRGNYALGIKEHLVFPEIDYDKAESMLGMDIIVCTTAKSDDEARALLRAFNFPFRQ, from the coding sequence ATGGCTGACAACAAGGCCGGCAAAGGCGCCAAAGCAGGCGCAAAGGGCGGCGCCAAGGCAGCCGGCGGCAAGGGCACGAAGACGGCCGCGAAGCCGGCAGCGAGCGCAAAAGCCAAAGGGTCCGAGCGCGAACTGCAGCCGCGCGGCCCTATGGCCGTGGCTTCGGCCGAAGCGCTGATGGCACCGCAGGATTATGTGCCGCGGCTCAAGCAGCATTATGTCGAGGTTGTGCGGCCGCAGCTCATCGAGCAGTTCGGCTACAAGAATCCGCTTGAAGTGCCGGTGATCGAGAAGATCGTGCTCAATATGGGCGTCGGCGATGCTGTCAGCGACACCAAAAAGGTGACGGTGGCGGCGGCCGATCTGGCGCTCATCGCCGGTCAGAAGCCGGTGATCACCCGCGCCCGCAAGGCGATCGCGACTTTCAAAGTCCGCGAGAATATGCCGATCGGCGCCAAGGTGACCTTGCGCAAGACGCGGATGTATGAATTCCTCGATCGGCTCGTGACGATTGCTCTGCCGCGCGTCCGTGACTTTCGTGGACTCAATCCCAAGAGCTTCGACGGCCGCGGCAATTATGCGCTCGGCATCAAGGAACATCTTGTGTTCCCTGAGATCGATTACGATAAGGCCGAGAGCATGCTCGGCATGGACATTATCGTTTGCACGACAGCCAAGTCTGATGACGAGGCACGCGCCCTTTTGCGGGCATTCAACTTCCCGTTCCGGCAGTGA